The proteins below come from a single Eptesicus fuscus isolate TK198812 chromosome 5, DD_ASM_mEF_20220401, whole genome shotgun sequence genomic window:
- the LOC129149164 gene encoding ribonuclease pancreatic — MAQEKSLILFPLLVLVLLVLGWVQPSLGKESRAMKFQRQHMDPDGSPSNNSNYCNQMMRRRNMTEGRCKPVNTFVHEPLADVQAICLQGNITCKNGQPNCHKSSSSMKITDCRVTSGSKYPNCAYRTSQKERHIIVACEGNPYVPVHFDASVEVST; from the coding sequence ATGGCTCAGGAGAAGTCCCTCATCCTGTTCCCACTGCTAGTCCTGGTGCTGTTAGTGCTGGGGTGGGTCCAGCCTTCCCTGGGCAAGGAATCACGGGCCATGAAGTTCCAGCGGCAACACATGGACCCAGACGGCTCCCCCAGCAACAACTCCAACTACTGCAACCAAATGATGAGGCGCCGGAATATGACAGAGGGACGGTGCAAACCAGTGAACACCTTCGTGCACGAGCCTCTGGCAGATGTCCAGGCCATTTGCCTCCAGGGAAACATCACCTGCAAGAATGGGCAGCCCAACTGCCACAAGAGCAGCTCCAGCATGAAGATCACGGACTGTCGTGTGACGAGTGGCTCCAAGTACCCCAACTGTGCCTACCGGACCAGCCAGAAGGAGAGGCACATCATCGTGGCCTGTGAGGGAAACCCGTATGTGCCTGTTCACTTTGATGCTTCAGTAGAGGTCTCCACCTGA